Proteins from a single region of Lates calcarifer isolate ASB-BC8 linkage group LG19, TLL_Latcal_v3, whole genome shotgun sequence:
- the LOC108897891 gene encoding LOW QUALITY PROTEIN: disheveled-associated activator of morphogenesis 1-like (The sequence of the model RefSeq protein was modified relative to this genomic sequence to represent the inferred CDS: deleted 2 bases in 1 codon), protein MASWVKQQERGLSSLFSCCFRGNDQPEITYCHENIDNMAVLEPTLPMPPLQELDSRFAELVDELDLTEEHRAAMFSLPAEKKWQIYCSKKMEAEENKGATSWPEFYIDQLRTMATRKTLLALEDEEDQGRQKVVEGLKTALRTQPMRFVTRFIDLDGLSCILNFLKSMDYETTESQIHTSLIGCIKALMNNSQGRAHVLGHTESINIIAQSLATENIKTKVAVLEILGAVCLVPGGHKKVLEAMLHYQKFASERTRFQNLLTDLDRSTGRYRDEVSLKTAIMSFINAVLSQGAGATSLEFRIHLRYEFLMLGIQPVIDKLRSHENATLDRHLDFFEILRNEDELAISKRFDVVHIETKSASQMFELIKKNLNHTEAYPHLLSALQHCLMMPYKQSSTTLQYWVLLDRIIQQLVLQTDKGENPDFAPLEDFNVKKIVRMLVKENEVKQWKEQADKMRKDHQNLQQRLEKKERECEAKNKEKEDMMAMLNKMKDKLEREINDHKQAKLQVAELSARLQQLSSNQTSSVPGGPPVTSAGLVSPGIVPSIPSLPPPPPPPPPPPPPGAPPAFGMAPLAPPLPPGAPLGAARKKNIPQPSNPMKSFNWSKLPENKTEGTIWKEIDDLEVFKVLDLEEFQKTFSAYQKPQKDAEDDHTFTKKVKELSVIDGRRAQNCNILLSRLKLTNEEIRHAILTMDEQEDLPKDMLEQLLKFVPEKSDIELLEEHKHELDRMARSDRFLYDMSRINHYQQRLQALYFKKKFAERVAEVKPKIKALCLASSEVVQSGMLRQLLEVVLAFGNYMNKGQRGNAYGFKVSSLNKIADTKSSIDKNITLLHYMITVLEKKYPKVAAFSEELQNVPEAAKVNLTELEKDIGSLQLGLNSVEMELQYQQAQSSHSPADKFIPVVSQFITVASFSFSEVEESLAEAKELFGKALRHFGEDSSNLQPDEFFGIFETFLAAFSEAKQDNENMARRKEEEEKRALMEAQLKRDREQRTRKAKAHEEEGGEFDDLVSALRSGEVFDKDLSKMNRRKQRRHNSFEGSRERPVTKLNQ, encoded by the exons ATGGCATCCTGGGTGAAGCAGCAGGAGCGTGGCCTGTCCTCTCTATTTTCTTGCTGCTTCAGAGGAAATGACCAACCAGAGATCACCTACTGCCATGAAAACATTGACAACATGGCTGTGCTGGAGCCCACCCTGCCCATGCCCCCCCTTCAAGAGCTGGACTCCAGGTTTGCTGAGCTGGTG GATGAATTGGACCTTACAGAGGAGCACAGAGCTGCCATGTTTTCTCTGCCAGCAGAGAAAAAATGGCAGATCTACTGTAGTAAGAAAATG gaggcagaggagaataAAGGAGCTACCAGCTGGCCAGAGTTTTATATTGACCAGCTCAGGACCATGGCTACT AGGAAGACTCTGCTGGCactggaggatgaagaagatCAGGGAAGACAAAAGGTGGTAGAAGGTCTGAAAACAGCACTGAGGACACAACCAATGAG ATTCGTGACACGATTCATTGACTTGGATGGCCTGTCTTGTATCCTGAATTTCCTCAAGTCAATGGACTACGAGACTACTGAGTCTCAGATCCACACCTCATTGATCGGCTGCATCAAAGCTCTAATGAACAACTCTCAGGGTAGAGCTCATGTCCTGGGTCACACTGAGAGCATCAACATCATCGCGCAAAGTCTCGCCACTGAAAACATCAAGACAAAG GTTGCAGTGTTAGAGATCCTCGGCGCGGTATGTTTGGTGCCAGGGGGCCACAAGAAAGTACTAGAAGCTATGCTGCACTACCAGAAATTCGCCTCAGAGAGAACTCGCTTTCAg AACCTGCTGACAGACTTGGATAGATCCACTGGCCGCTACAGAGATGAAGTCAGTCTGAAGACTGCCATCATGTCCTTCATCAACGCTGTGCTCAGTCAGGGAGCAGGAGCG acCAGTCTGGAGTTCCGCATCCATTTGCGCTACGAGTTCCTGATGTTGGGCATCCAGCCAGTCATTGACAAACTACGTTCCCATGAAAACGCCACCCTGGACAG ACATCTGGACTTCTTTGAGATATTGAGGAATGAGGATGAACTTGCGATTTCCAAACGCTTTGATGTT GTCCATATAGAAACTAAGAGTGCCAGTCAGATGTTTGAGCTGATCAAGAAGAATCTGAACCACACTGAAGCGTACCCTCACCTCCTGTCTGCACTGCAGCACTGTCTCATGATGCCAT atAAGCAGAGCAGTACCACACTTCAGTACTGGGTGCTGTTGGACCGGatcattcagcagctggttctgcagacagacaaaggtGAAAACCCTGATTTTGCTCCACTGGAGGACTTCAACGTTAAAAAGATTGTGCGCAT GCTCGTCAAGGAGAACGAGGTCAAACAATGGAAAGAACAAGCTgataaaatgagaaaag ACCATCAGAACTTACAGCAGCGtttggaaaagaaagagagggagtgtgagGCCAAGAACAAGGAGAAAGAAGATATGATGGCGATGCTGAACAAGATGAAAGACAAGCTGGAGCGAGAGATCAACGATCACAAGCAAGCCAAACTACAAGTGGCCGAACTGTCTGCacggctgcagcagctcagctct AATCAGACCTCCAGTGTTCCAGGAGGACCTCCTGTGACCTCCGCTGGTTTGGTTTCTCCTGGTATCGTCCCGTCCattccatctcttcctcctcctcctcctcctccaccaccccctcctcccccggGGGCCCCGCCAGCTTTTGGCATGGCTCCGTTagctccacctcttcctccaggAGCTCCGCTCGGAGCTGCCCGCAAGAAGAATATTCCTCAGCCATCCAACCCGATGAAGTCATTCAACTGGAGCAAACTGCCTGAG aaCAAGACAGAAGGAACCATATGGAAAGAAATCGACGATCTCGAGGTGTTCAAGGTCCTGGATCTAGAGGAGTTCCAGAAGACCTTCTCAGCTTACCAAAAGCCACAA AAGGATGCTGAGGATGATCACACTTTCACTAAGAAAGTCAAGGAGCTGTCAGTGATCGATGGTCGCCGCGCACAGAACTGTAACATCCTGCTCTCAcg ACTGAAGCTGACCAATGAGGAGATCCGCCATGCCATCCTGACCATGGATGAACAGGAGGACTTACCTAAAGACATGCTAGAGCAG cttCTGAAGTTTGTTCCAGAGAAGAGTGACATTGAGCTGTTAGAGGAACACAAGCACGAGCTGGACCGCATGGCCAGATCAGACCGCTTCCTGTACGACATGAGCAG AATCAACCACTATCAACAGAGACTCCAGGCTCTCTACTTCAAGAAGAAGTTTGCTGAGAGAGTGGCTGAGGTCAAACCTAAAATCAAAG cTCTGTGTCTTGCGTCCAGTGAGGTGGTACAGAGTGGGATGCTGCGTCAACTCCTCGAGGTGGTTCTGGCCTTTGGGAACTATATGAACAAAGGACAAAGGGGAAATGCCTATGGATTTAAAGTGTCCAGTCTCAACAAGATAGCTGACACCAAGTCAAGCATAGACAA gaACATCACTCTGCTCCACTACATGATCACTGTGCTGGAGAAGAAGTATCCAAAGGTGGCAGCTTTCAGTGAGGAGCTGCAGAATGTACCAGAAGCTGCTAAAGTCAA TCTGACAGAGTTGGAGAAGGACATTGGCAGTCTGCAG CTAGGCCTAAACAGCGTTGAGATG GAGCTGCAGTACCAGCAGGCTCAGTCTTCTCACAGTCCTGCTGATAAGTTCATCCCCGTGGTCAGTCAGTTCATCACTGTGGCCTCCTTCAGCTTCTCTGAGGTAGAGGAGTCACTTGCTGAGGCCAAAGAACTG TTTGGAAAGGCACTGAGACACTTTGGAGAAGACTCATCCAACCTGCAGCCCGATGAGTTCTTTGGGATCTTCGAAACTTTCCTCGCTGCTTTCTCTGAGGCCAAACAGGACAATGAGAACATGGCCAGAcgcaaggaggaggaggagaaacggGCACTCATGGAGGCACAG ctgaagagagacagggagcagAGGACGAGGAAAGCCAAGGCGCATGAAGAGGAGGGCGGAGAGTTTGACGACTTGGTGTCGGCGCTGCGCTCTGGAGAGGTGTTTGATAAGGATCTGTCCAAAATGAACCGCCGAAAACAGCGGAGACACAATTCATTTGAAGGCAGCCGAGAGAGACCAGTAACAAAACTAAACCAGTAA